From Paenibacillus graminis, a single genomic window includes:
- a CDS encoding extracellular solute-binding protein, giving the protein MAKIDRHTFQTRTRHMSADLKQKINSGAYSPGEYLPSELALTELYKLSKNSVRYVLDELVQEGLIIKIPRVGTQVAKSIAKETIRFGVYPSLYKEAGMEELIKRFHEKHPYIHVETIELPYVSSDSIANLIRLGIVDVLTVNLQDMYQFKERNSLDLFAGQDRRDNIYPFLTPYFEKEPGVLAAQPFVYSPVILCYNKEHLKEKRLGEPNSSWSWDELATLLRELKAPHRYSIAFQLFSMNRWPIFWMQNEDDPAPADSNPSQYGASMPIEGLRWLRDLVTEEGIFPLALAQGEFEAEKLFKEQKVSVMLTTYYMLNELKNADFSFDIAQLPHFKNDKTLLLSTGIALSAESGHKEPAACFVNYLTSDEAQSYIRQNTYSLPASRYITETVSVDIKNKPSRLELHRDYSSKYTTYRDLSISIQTLIRFEESLKQYMSYLTDEEGLAEVLLPARSLHL; this is encoded by the coding sequence ATGGCGAAAATAGATCGTCATACGTTTCAGACCAGAACCAGACATATGTCTGCCGATTTGAAGCAAAAAATCAACTCCGGGGCTTACAGTCCGGGAGAATACCTGCCTTCTGAGCTGGCACTGACAGAGCTGTACAAACTAAGCAAAAATTCCGTGAGGTATGTTCTGGATGAGCTTGTTCAGGAGGGATTGATCATTAAAATTCCCCGGGTAGGCACACAGGTGGCAAAGTCTATTGCCAAGGAAACCATCCGCTTTGGAGTCTATCCCTCGTTGTATAAGGAAGCGGGGATGGAGGAGCTGATTAAGCGGTTCCACGAGAAGCATCCGTATATTCATGTGGAAACGATTGAGCTTCCATACGTGAGCTCCGACAGCATCGCCAATCTCATCAGGCTGGGGATTGTGGATGTGTTAACCGTCAACCTGCAGGATATGTACCAATTCAAGGAGAGAAATTCCCTCGATTTGTTTGCCGGCCAGGACCGCCGCGACAATATATACCCTTTTCTTACACCTTATTTTGAGAAGGAACCAGGTGTTTTGGCAGCCCAGCCGTTCGTGTACTCACCCGTTATTTTGTGTTACAACAAGGAGCATCTGAAGGAGAAAAGACTGGGAGAACCGAACAGCAGCTGGAGCTGGGATGAGCTGGCAACGCTGCTTCGGGAACTCAAGGCGCCGCATCGCTACAGTATCGCTTTTCAGTTGTTTTCCATGAACCGGTGGCCGATTTTCTGGATGCAAAATGAGGATGATCCAGCTCCGGCTGATTCCAATCCGTCTCAGTACGGAGCCAGTATGCCTATAGAAGGGTTACGCTGGCTCAGGGATCTTGTGACGGAGGAAGGAATATTTCCGCTTGCCTTGGCACAAGGTGAATTCGAAGCTGAGAAGTTGTTTAAGGAGCAGAAGGTTTCGGTCATGCTAACCACATATTACATGCTGAATGAGCTGAAGAATGCGGACTTTTCCTTTGATATTGCTCAGCTGCCGCATTTTAAGAATGATAAGACACTCCTTCTGTCCACAGGCATTGCCCTCAGTGCGGAATCGGGCCATAAGGAACCGGCAGCCTGCTTTGTGAATTATCTCACTTCAGACGAGGCGCAGAGCTATATCAGGCAGAACACCTACAGTTTACCTGCGAGCAGATATATTACAGAAACGGTTTCCGTTGATATTAAAAACAAACCGTCCAGGTTGGAGCTGCACCGTGACTACAGTTCAAAATACACGACGTACCGCGACCTGTCTATCTCCATTCAAACGCTGATCCGGTTCGAAGAAAGCCTGAAGCAGTACATGTCTTATTTAACGGATGAAGAGGGACTGGCTGAAGTATTGCTTCCGGCTAGAAGTCTCCATTTATAA
- a CDS encoding zinc-dependent alcohol dehydrogenase, translating into MKIVAAKEGKVTILQADIPELNKRHVQVRTEYSGISPGTELSAIKRSGLSPVYLGYSAVGIVEKTGSEVRDIHPGDRVACYGVPYVRHAEVISVPTNLVTKVPLHVNPEEAAFTGLGAIAIHALRTADVRFGDKVLVVGLGILGNLVAQIASAAACHTAAYDLSKERVQLLRGQTGIRWGFTSEEEVERFVLNETGGAGFDSILLCAGGPGEALINKSLEWLRDLGKIVIVGDLSMEFSRDLMFRKEAQILISRAGGPGRYDVHYEEDNLDYPIGFVRWTEGRNMDEYVRLLADKRITVSPAITHKFALEEASAAYGNYQSGPDQGALATLIKYF; encoded by the coding sequence ATGAAAATCGTTGCTGCGAAGGAAGGAAAAGTCACAATACTTCAAGCGGATATACCGGAACTGAACAAACGGCATGTCCAAGTGAGAACCGAATATTCGGGCATTAGTCCGGGTACGGAACTTAGTGCGATTAAGAGATCCGGATTATCTCCCGTATATCTTGGTTATAGTGCCGTTGGGATTGTGGAAAAGACGGGAAGTGAGGTCAGGGATATTCATCCGGGAGACCGGGTGGCTTGTTACGGCGTGCCTTACGTAAGACATGCAGAAGTGATTTCGGTACCGACCAATCTGGTAACCAAAGTGCCGCTTCATGTCAACCCTGAGGAGGCGGCATTTACAGGGCTCGGGGCCATTGCCATACATGCGCTGCGTACAGCTGACGTGAGGTTCGGTGACAAGGTGCTTGTCGTCGGACTGGGTATCCTCGGTAACCTTGTGGCCCAAATTGCCTCTGCCGCTGCATGCCATACTGCTGCCTATGATCTGAGCAAAGAACGTGTGCAGCTGCTGCGGGGACAAACGGGAATTCGATGGGGCTTTACAAGTGAAGAGGAAGTGGAACGTTTTGTGTTGAACGAGACGGGTGGAGCCGGCTTCGATTCCATACTCTTATGTGCTGGCGGACCCGGCGAAGCGCTGATTAACAAGTCGCTTGAATGGCTTCGTGACCTGGGGAAAATCGTGATCGTCGGTGATTTGTCCATGGAGTTTTCAAGAGATCTGATGTTTCGCAAGGAAGCGCAGATTCTCATCTCGAGAGCGGGCGGCCCGGGAAGATACGATGTGCATTACGAGGAGGACAATCTCGATTATCCCATCGGTTTCGTGCGGTGGACGGAAGGAAGAAATATGGACGAGTACGTAAGGCTGCTTGCTGATAAGCGAATTACGGTAAGTCCTGCCATCACGCATAAGTTTGCGCTGGAAGAGGCGTCTGCAGCCTATGGAAATTACCAATCCGGCCCGGATCAAGGAGCCCTCGCCACGTTGATCAAGTATTTTTAA
- a CDS encoding FtsX-like permease family protein, with product MSLNYIILRNLRKNIKNYYLYVFALIFGVALYFSFVTLQYDPSMDEVAGSVKGGAAIGSSSVLLVAIVAIFLLYANTIFIKRRSREIGLFQLIGLTKGKIFKLLSAENLILYFGSMILGIGAGFAVSRLILMILFKILAIESVAKLRFSLEALQQTVIVFAAIYLLIMLMNYTFIKAQSILSLFKVSSTTQERIRKMPLWEIVLGLLGIGFIAAGYYLSTLLFNGKINNMTGLMISMIVILGLVIIGTYLFYKGSVSFVFNAIRKGKQGYLTINEVLSLSSIMFRMKSNALLLTIITTVSALAIGLLSLSYISYYSAEATAKESSPHDFGFARVETKEQFVQALDKAQIKYSEVHMQPFMMEVDASQIMQKDFKDTVISTSVVSDSSVKGVDLKPGETRLMGYNNALSSLLSLKETGEIGFKTINGTVKQQLAGISKKAIMPYYYSKNSGVFVVDETVFEELAQAKNPKLQSAKEAAPADYFGIELADRSQLKKANQIFMDLKPDKKNISQYEYEMNQRNNMGLIMFIVGFLGLTFLITSGCILYFKQMDEGEEEKAGYTILRKLGFTQGDLLRGIQFKQLFNFGIPLVVGLSHSYFAVKSGWFFFGTEMLTPMILVMLLYTALYSIFGFLSVLYYKRVISESL from the coding sequence ATGAGCCTGAACTATATTATTCTGCGTAATCTGCGGAAAAACATCAAAAACTATTATCTGTACGTCTTCGCGCTGATCTTCGGTGTGGCACTGTATTTCTCCTTTGTTACGCTTCAGTATGATCCGTCCATGGATGAAGTTGCCGGTTCAGTGAAAGGGGGAGCCGCCATCGGCTCATCCTCGGTGCTGCTGGTGGCCATTGTCGCCATTTTCCTGTTATATGCCAATACGATCTTCATTAAGCGGCGCAGCCGCGAGATTGGGCTGTTCCAACTGATCGGACTAACGAAGGGGAAAATCTTCAAGCTGTTAAGTGCCGAGAATCTGATCCTGTATTTCGGGTCCATGATTCTGGGGATCGGTGCCGGGTTTGCGGTGTCGCGGCTGATTCTGATGATTTTGTTCAAAATTCTGGCGATTGAATCTGTAGCAAAGCTCCGCTTTTCACTGGAGGCGCTGCAGCAGACCGTAATCGTCTTTGCCGCGATATACCTGCTGATCATGCTGATGAATTATACCTTTATTAAAGCACAGAGCATTCTCTCTCTGTTCAAGGTCAGTTCCACCACACAGGAGCGCATCCGAAAAATGCCGCTGTGGGAGATTGTCCTCGGACTGCTAGGCATCGGCTTTATTGCGGCGGGATATTATTTATCGACCCTGCTCTTCAATGGAAAAATAAACAACATGACCGGGCTGATGATCTCGATGATTGTTATCCTTGGTCTGGTTATTATCGGCACGTACCTGTTCTACAAAGGTTCGGTCAGCTTCGTATTCAACGCCATCCGCAAGGGTAAACAGGGCTATCTCACTATCAATGAGGTACTCTCGCTCTCATCCATTATGTTCCGGATGAAGTCAAATGCGCTGCTACTGACGATCATTACAACCGTGTCCGCGCTGGCTATCGGTCTGTTGTCACTTAGTTATATCTCGTATTATTCGGCAGAGGCGACAGCCAAGGAAAGCTCTCCTCACGATTTTGGGTTTGCCCGGGTGGAAACCAAAGAGCAGTTTGTGCAGGCACTGGATAAGGCGCAAATCAAATACAGCGAAGTCCATATGCAGCCCTTTATGATGGAAGTCGATGCTTCGCAGATTATGCAAAAGGATTTTAAAGATACCGTTATTTCCACATCTGTAGTCAGTGATAGCAGTGTTAAGGGCGTTGATCTAAAGCCTGGAGAAACACGGCTTATGGGATATAACAATGCTTTGAGCAGTCTTTTGTCTCTGAAGGAAACCGGCGAGATTGGATTTAAGACCATAAACGGCACGGTAAAGCAGCAGCTCGCAGGTATCTCCAAGAAAGCGATTATGCCTTATTATTACAGCAAAAACTCCGGAGTGTTTGTGGTCGATGAGACGGTTTTTGAGGAGCTGGCCCAGGCGAAGAACCCCAAGCTGCAAAGTGCTAAGGAAGCGGCACCAGCAGATTACTTCGGGATAGAACTTGCCGACCGTTCACAGCTAAAAAAAGCAAATCAAATTTTTATGGATCTGAAGCCGGATAAGAAGAACATCTCACAGTATGAATACGAAATGAACCAGCGGAACAATATGGGGCTCATTATGTTTATTGTCGGGTTCCTCGGCTTAACCTTTCTCATCACCTCCGGCTGCATTCTGTACTTTAAGCAGATGGATGAAGGGGAGGAAGAAAAGGCAGGCTATACCATACTCCGGAAACTGGGTTTTACTCAAGGCGACCTCTTGCGAGGCATCCAGTTCAAGCAATTGTTCAATTTTGGCATCCCGCTGGTCGTTGGACTGAGCCACAGCTATTTCGCCGTTAAGTCCGGCTGGTTTTTCTTCGGCACGGAAATGCTCACTCCGATGATTTTGGTCATGCTGCTGTATACCGCACTGTATTCTATTTTCGGCTTCCTGTCGGTACTGTATTACAAGCGAGTCATTAGCGAGTCGTTGTGA
- a CDS encoding ABC transporter permease encodes MEHPAANYKTVPKKSSRSRLGTTWNHIKRDRQLLLLFLPCILFYAIFRYGPLYGLIIAFKDYSVFSGVLGSEWVGFEHFITFFTNHDFWMLFRNTLLLGLYTLIFGFPFPILLALLLNEVRNKWLKKSVQTFSYFPAFLSVVIISSMIIDFLSPNHGILNQMLAAFGFETKYFLVDPGWFRPIYVISEIWANMGYESIIYLAAIAGISPTLYEAAKVDGASRFHMIRHITLPGLFPTMLIMFILKTGSMIRVGYEKVLLLYNPMTYDVADVFSTYVYRKGLLESNYSYAAAVGLFEALVAMVMLLSANAVSKRLGGNGLW; translated from the coding sequence ATGGAACACCCGGCAGCTAACTATAAAACAGTGCCAAAGAAGAGCTCCAGAAGCCGTCTTGGAACAACATGGAACCATATCAAGCGCGACAGGCAGCTGCTTCTGCTGTTTCTTCCTTGCATCCTATTTTACGCCATCTTTCGTTATGGGCCATTATATGGACTGATTATAGCCTTCAAGGACTACAGCGTATTTTCGGGAGTGCTTGGCAGCGAATGGGTGGGATTTGAGCATTTCATCACGTTTTTTACGAACCATGACTTTTGGATGCTGTTCCGCAACACGCTGCTCCTTGGGTTGTATACGCTCATTTTTGGCTTTCCTTTTCCAATCCTGCTGGCCCTTCTGCTGAACGAAGTCAGAAACAAATGGTTAAAAAAATCCGTGCAAACCTTCAGTTATTTTCCGGCATTTTTATCCGTTGTCATCATCAGCAGCATGATCATTGATTTCCTGTCTCCCAATCACGGCATTTTGAACCAAATGCTGGCCGCGTTCGGATTCGAGACAAAGTACTTCCTGGTTGATCCGGGCTGGTTCCGTCCGATTTACGTCATTTCGGAAATTTGGGCAAATATGGGGTACGAATCAATCATTTATCTGGCAGCGATTGCGGGAATCAGTCCTACGCTCTATGAAGCGGCTAAGGTGGACGGCGCCAGCCGTTTCCATATGATCCGCCATATTACGCTGCCAGGGTTGTTTCCCACGATGCTCATCATGTTCATCCTCAAAACCGGCTCCATGATTCGTGTCGGCTATGAGAAAGTACTGCTGCTGTACAACCCGATGACGTATGACGTAGCAGATGTATTTTCAACTTATGTATACCGCAAAGGACTGCTGGAATCCAATTACAGTTACGCAGCCGCGGTAGGGCTGTTTGAAGCACTCGTGGCAATGGTGATGCTGCTGTCCGCGAATGCGGTCAGCAAACGGCTGGGAGGGAACGGATTATGGTAG
- a CDS encoding carbohydrate ABC transporter permease, with translation MVGERKISLFGVINTLILTLVAVATLYPIVYITAISLSDTVSVVQGKVFLFPKRLNFEAYGEVLKNDTIPRAYLNSVFYTALGTFVNLLFTAVAAYPLSQKGFFGRKFFMTAIVLTMFLNPGIIPTYVVVQQLGLTDSVWALVLPNAIWTMELIILKSFYENMSSQIREAALIDGASEYRILFNIVIPLSKPALASIGLFYFMGHWNSFFLPLIYLNDPDKYPLQVVLRDMLIYSAENDAGLVDRSALAPQSIKNATIVLSMIPVLLLYPFAQKYFAKGVMLGSEKG, from the coding sequence ATGGTAGGAGAACGCAAAATATCTTTGTTTGGTGTCATCAATACGCTGATACTCACTCTGGTTGCTGTAGCCACACTCTATCCCATCGTGTATATTACGGCCATCTCTTTAAGCGATACGGTGTCGGTCGTTCAAGGCAAGGTTTTTCTGTTCCCGAAAAGGCTCAACTTTGAGGCCTACGGCGAGGTGCTTAAGAATGACACGATTCCAAGAGCCTATCTGAATTCTGTTTTCTATACAGCACTTGGCACGTTCGTGAACTTGCTCTTTACTGCGGTGGCAGCTTATCCCCTGTCCCAAAAAGGTTTTTTTGGAAGAAAGTTTTTTATGACAGCGATTGTTCTGACGATGTTCCTGAATCCCGGCATTATTCCCACTTATGTGGTCGTACAGCAGCTGGGGTTGACGGATTCGGTTTGGGCCCTTGTGCTTCCCAACGCCATCTGGACGATGGAACTGATCATTCTGAAAAGCTTTTACGAAAACATGTCCTCCCAAATCCGGGAAGCCGCCCTGATTGATGGAGCCTCCGAATACCGGATTCTGTTCAATATTGTCATTCCCTTATCCAAACCTGCGCTTGCGTCCATCGGTCTTTTTTATTTCATGGGGCACTGGAACAGCTTTTTCCTGCCGCTGATTTACTTAAACGATCCGGATAAATATCCTTTGCAGGTCGTGCTGCGGGATATGCTGATCTACAGTGCAGAAAATGATGCGGGACTCGTGGATCGTTCGGCTCTGGCCCCTCAATCGATCAAAAATGCAACTATCGTGCTGTCCATGATCCCTGTTCTGCTCCTCTATCCTTTTGCCCAGAAGTATTTCGCTAAAGGGGTGATGCTCGGTTCGGAAAAAGGCTGA
- a CDS encoding sensor histidine kinase → MIRKYIEEKLSWLLLLGGLQIIFLFVAYVDSSIPFLPVLYIVGLNVMVCTAFVFLRYHKETRFYQRMEAWDEVYDPSTFKEADSPFEKMVQEAVNAQTERYKRESSVNFQRLEQEKDDLLSWIHEVKTPLTAMQLMIERLTDETLKLKLMYEWLRIHHLLDQQLHQKRIPFMRNDLYIEMTRLEPVLNREIQALKSWCIPKGIGFDVDLTAEEVLTDGKWLGFILRQLLTNAVKYSENSDILIQSRETAGHTVLVIEDHGRGIDPKDLPRIYDKGFTSTIGRQEGAATGMGLYLTKQVAEPLLISIHADSIPGEGTTFTLTFPRKNDFLRITGM, encoded by the coding sequence ATGATCAGGAAATACATAGAGGAGAAGTTGAGCTGGCTCCTCCTGCTTGGCGGGCTGCAGATCATTTTTTTGTTCGTGGCTTATGTGGATTCTTCCATTCCGTTTCTGCCCGTATTGTACATTGTCGGACTGAATGTGATGGTATGTACAGCTTTTGTGTTTCTCAGATACCATAAAGAGACCCGTTTCTATCAACGGATGGAAGCCTGGGATGAGGTTTATGATCCGAGCACCTTCAAAGAAGCGGACAGTCCGTTTGAGAAGATGGTGCAGGAAGCGGTGAATGCCCAAACCGAACGTTACAAAAGGGAATCCTCCGTAAATTTCCAACGGCTTGAACAGGAGAAGGACGACCTGTTGTCCTGGATTCATGAGGTCAAAACTCCGCTTACTGCCATGCAGCTGATGATCGAACGGCTGACGGACGAAACGCTGAAGCTGAAATTAATGTACGAATGGCTGCGGATTCATCATTTGCTGGACCAGCAGCTTCATCAGAAACGGATTCCGTTCATGCGCAACGATCTGTATATCGAGATGACCCGGCTTGAACCCGTACTGAACAGAGAGATTCAGGCGCTGAAATCCTGGTGTATCCCCAAAGGAATTGGTTTTGACGTTGACCTTACTGCGGAAGAGGTACTCACGGATGGCAAATGGCTTGGGTTTATTCTTAGGCAGCTGCTGACGAATGCCGTAAAATACAGTGAAAACTCCGATATTCTCATCCAGAGCAGGGAAACGGCGGGCCACACCGTACTGGTCATTGAAGATCATGGAAGAGGAATTGACCCCAAAGATTTACCGCGGATATATGATAAAGGCTTCACTTCTACCATCGGCCGCCAAGAGGGAGCTGCCACAGGCATGGGGCTCTACCTGACGAAACAGGTGGCGGAGCCGCTGCTTATTAGCATTCATGCAGATTCCATACCTGGAGAAGGCACTACATTTACCTTGACCTTTCCGCGTAAAAATGACTTCCTGCGCATTACGGGCATGTGA
- a CDS encoding extracellular solute-binding protein, with protein sequence MMLKKRISIVLTATLLTSILAACSSGTDKGGSAALPPQEPGQYGDTGNLALPLVDEPTTITYMLPSNAKDLGPGKLVVQELEKRTGIKVNFQTYSPQTYQDKLKVIVASGKLPDIFTGLKPAELKKIGKQNGVVAINKYADQLPNFKKLYMEENDWVLKSYGDEAGNLYTWPIYNLNRKVNHGFMFRKDIFDELGIKEWTNTDEFYEALKKVKAAYPDSYPYASKSLANIFRDWAFGWGLGNTDQYPAYYDEKDGTWKYAAVQQAHKDMLDFMKKLYNEKLLDPEFLTDTQDSWTTKMTTDKSFVTFDWIGRLDLFYNQIKEQNPDYDLRYANPVGPTGNVRTLPEVSDFSVAVAKNKNTEVSLKLLDYLTSPSGSELMTIGVEGVNFEWGGDGFPVYPELKDLPLVDITVLEDRYAMWLEGAYLRPDHRSIYYRFSEKEQEAQDKIVKEDRFEPLDPILNFTDEETSKLAELQTSLQKSAEEFNAKYILDAGYGEAQWADFQTELSRSGVEELMSIYNAAQKDTRSPNRRP encoded by the coding sequence ATGATGCTGAAAAAGAGGATTTCCATTGTGCTTACGGCCACGCTTTTAACCTCGATCCTTGCTGCATGCAGCAGCGGTACGGACAAAGGCGGTTCTGCCGCCTTGCCTCCTCAGGAGCCCGGACAATACGGAGATACGGGCAATTTGGCCCTGCCGCTGGTAGATGAGCCGACCACGATCACTTACATGCTGCCCAGCAATGCCAAAGATCTCGGCCCGGGCAAGCTGGTTGTCCAGGAGCTTGAGAAGCGGACTGGCATTAAAGTGAATTTTCAGACCTATTCCCCGCAAACCTATCAGGATAAATTAAAAGTCATTGTCGCCTCCGGTAAGCTTCCCGACATTTTTACAGGGCTGAAACCGGCCGAACTCAAAAAAATAGGCAAACAAAACGGCGTGGTTGCCATCAATAAATATGCCGATCAGCTCCCTAACTTCAAAAAGCTGTATATGGAAGAAAATGACTGGGTCCTCAAATCCTACGGCGATGAAGCCGGCAATCTATATACCTGGCCGATTTATAATCTGAACCGCAAAGTAAATCACGGATTCATGTTCAGAAAGGATATCTTTGATGAACTTGGCATTAAAGAATGGACGAACACGGACGAGTTTTACGAAGCTTTGAAAAAAGTAAAAGCAGCTTACCCCGATTCTTACCCGTACGCGTCAAAAAGCCTGGCCAATATTTTCAGGGATTGGGCCTTCGGCTGGGGACTGGGCAACACGGATCAGTACCCCGCCTATTACGATGAAAAAGACGGCACCTGGAAGTACGCTGCAGTGCAGCAGGCGCATAAGGACATGCTCGATTTTATGAAAAAGCTTTACAATGAAAAGCTCCTTGATCCGGAATTTTTGACGGATACCCAGGACTCCTGGACAACCAAGATGACGACGGACAAATCGTTTGTCACGTTTGACTGGATCGGACGCCTTGATCTCTTTTACAACCAGATCAAAGAGCAGAATCCGGACTATGACCTCAGGTATGCCAATCCCGTCGGACCGACCGGTAATGTCAGAACGCTGCCTGAGGTTTCGGATTTCAGCGTCGCCGTGGCAAAAAACAAAAATACAGAAGTCTCGCTCAAACTGCTCGACTATCTGACCAGTCCATCCGGAAGTGAACTTATGACCATCGGTGTGGAGGGGGTTAACTTCGAATGGGGCGGAGACGGGTTCCCGGTCTACCCTGAACTGAAGGATCTTCCGCTTGTGGATATCACCGTGCTGGAGGACCGTTATGCAATGTGGCTGGAAGGAGCGTACCTGAGACCGGACCATCGGAGCATCTACTATCGTTTCTCGGAAAAAGAGCAGGAGGCCCAGGATAAAATTGTGAAGGAGGATCGTTTCGAACCGCTGGATCCGATCCTTAATTTTACGGACGAAGAAACCTCCAAGCTCGCCGAGCTGCAGACCTCACTGCAAAAATCCGCCGAGGAATTTAATGCGAAATATATCCTTGATGCAGGTTATGGTGAAGCCCAGTGGGCGGATTTCCAAACTGAATTGAGCCGTAGCGGTGTGGAGGAACTGATGTCGATCTACAATGCAGCCCAAAAAGATACGAGGAGTCCAAATAGAAGGCCTTAG
- a CDS encoding response regulator transcription factor: MFKIMLIEDDVTLFGEIKERLSQWSYEVYGISDFGKVLQEFTAVNPELVIIDIQLPQFDGFHWCRILRAHSNVPIIFLSSRDHPSDMVMSMQFGADDFIQKPFHFEVLIAKIQATLRRVYNYSTERIELKTWRGATIEYVKNTITSERGSALLTKNEMLILKILVESKDRIVEREELIRKLWDNEHFVSDNTLTVNVNRLRKKLEPLGLDAYIETRVGQGYMATEEALL, translated from the coding sequence TTGTTCAAAATTATGCTCATTGAGGACGATGTTACCCTGTTCGGTGAGATTAAGGAGCGATTATCCCAATGGTCGTATGAGGTATACGGCATTTCCGATTTCGGGAAGGTCCTTCAGGAGTTTACGGCTGTCAATCCTGAACTGGTCATTATAGATATCCAGCTGCCGCAGTTTGACGGGTTCCATTGGTGCCGGATATTGCGCGCCCATTCCAATGTGCCGATTATTTTCCTGTCTTCCCGTGACCACCCGAGTGATATGGTCATGTCCATGCAGTTCGGAGCAGATGACTTTATCCAGAAGCCGTTCCATTTCGAAGTGCTTATCGCCAAAATCCAGGCCACGCTCCGCCGGGTGTATAACTACAGCACCGAGCGGATCGAGCTGAAGACATGGCGTGGAGCAACGATTGAATATGTGAAGAACACGATAACAAGCGAACGCGGATCTGCTCTGCTGACGAAGAATGAAATGTTAATCCTCAAAATACTGGTGGAGAGTAAAGACCGGATAGTTGAGCGCGAAGAACTTATTAGAAAACTGTGGGACAATGAGCATTTTGTGAGCGACAACACGCTGACCGTAAATGTGAACCGGCTGCGTAAAAAGCTGGAGCCGCTGGGTCTGGATGCATATATTGAAACCAGGGTGGGGCAAGGCTATATGGCGACCGAAGAGGCGCTGTTATGA
- a CDS encoding ABC transporter ATP-binding protein encodes MILEANKIYKTYGNKFNRQEVLKGIDLQVSKGEFVGIMGASGSGKTTLLNVLSSIDRVSQGTIEIEGKEFTGMKEKELAEFRKKHLGFIFQEYNLLDTLTVKENVLLPLSITGISKREAHQKFEQVAGELGINELKDKYPAEISGGQKQRTSAARAFIHDPSIIFADEPTGALDSKSASDLLNKLADMNTKRQATIVMVTHDAVAASYCSRVVFIRDGQIYTQLNKGDEPRQSFFNDIIKTQSVLGGVQQ; translated from the coding sequence ATGATTCTGGAAGCGAACAAAATTTATAAAACGTATGGCAACAAATTCAATAGACAGGAAGTGCTGAAAGGAATCGACCTTCAGGTCAGCAAAGGCGAGTTCGTCGGCATCATGGGGGCTTCCGGTTCGGGCAAAACCACCCTGCTGAACGTCCTTTCCTCCATTGACCGGGTAAGCCAGGGAACGATTGAAATTGAAGGCAAGGAATTTACAGGGATGAAAGAGAAGGAGCTCGCAGAGTTCCGCAAAAAGCATCTGGGCTTTATTTTTCAGGAATATAACCTGCTGGACACCCTAACGGTCAAAGAAAATGTGCTGCTTCCGCTCTCGATTACCGGTATTTCCAAGAGAGAGGCCCATCAGAAGTTTGAACAGGTGGCAGGAGAACTGGGAATCAACGAATTGAAAGACAAATACCCGGCGGAAATCTCCGGCGGACAAAAGCAGCGGACCTCTGCGGCACGGGCGTTTATCCATGACCCGAGCATTATTTTTGCAGATGAGCCAACCGGTGCGCTTGATTCCAAATCAGCCTCCGATCTGCTGAACAAGCTAGCCGATATGAACACGAAGCGCCAGGCCACCATTGTGATGGTTACCCATGATGCTGTAGCCGCCAGCTATTGCAGCCGGGTAGTGTTTATCCGGGATGGGCAAATTTACACTCAGCTGAACAAAGGCGATGAACCGCGCCAGTCCTTTTTCAATGATATTATCAAGACCCAGAGTGTATTGGGCGGTGTCCAGCAATGA